One stretch of Daphnia pulicaria isolate SC F1-1A chromosome 6, SC_F0-13Bv2, whole genome shotgun sequence DNA includes these proteins:
- the LOC124342234 gene encoding F-actin-monooxygenase MICAL3-like isoform X2 codes for MYASSSGGGGVARVTSPDSALASDVFDKFCNAVTFKSILSLYRQLCDLLRLKPTYFPLFYPKLKAKLRSWKAQALWSKFDKRAAHRCYNRGRPCSNTRVLIIGGGPCGLRTAIEAQLLGAKVVVVEKRDRFSRNNVLHLWPFVIHDLRALGAKKFFGKFCAGSIDHISIRQLQCILLKVALLLGVEIHENVTFEGLAEPPEDQSIKIGWKAKISPADHPVSQYEFDVLIGADGKRNTLDGFKRKEFRGRLAIAITANLVNKKSEAEARVEEISGVAFIFNQKFFKELNAVTGIDLENIVYYKDETHYFVMTAKKQSLLSKGVIIQDFPDTVKLLSIENVNKEALMDYARQAADFSTNYQLPHLDFAVNHYGQPDVAMFDFTSMFAAENASRVLERHGHKMLMCLVGDSLLEPFWPTGSGCARGWLSSFDACWAIHSWSSGRMTPLEVLAERESIYRLLAQTTPENLNKDYSAYTVEPQTRYPNLNIRTCLDIQVKSLYDTDNLAELARPVKAPVEEGTRKRTKRPDSFIHPDTLLVWLKKQIALYDITITDMTNSFQDGLALCAIIHRYRPDLLDFASLDPANVAVNNQLAFDILEELGVLPVTTGYEMAQLAVPDKLSMLSYLTQVHELFRGEIPCVKQPKRELTESEEDILGATSLKRPTAICSAGQYQRAAAQSKVTTRTSTSSKRKTLERVATAEAPSSTLNRTGGDRNKADMSLRKARKRRSTDRSLHNTAERGQVQQEIAANRLDRKQRAAAFLRLRFDRSMQMLQAGGDPDDEPGGSSKATERQMKADRDLQDISLFIYRLESDFEDKRCRLEKMLSGFNPTDRNAKPGRGSGAEGSESLSNKVRDLEAKLRGNRPTDKKPKDLIRAIGKLDRSDWQLSALEKKIEENQTPGGVKDPHMHDNKVPKWNRDAFTDKFEAINRRIHGLPAEAINEKYVNLERGMKQLERKLKEGSVLDTGHRGSNKVSAMAQQLSKKVPEVSSVNDQAESFRPKPVLNLPQQGGSETCHFCSKRVYLMERMSAEGRFFHRGCFRCEYCASTLRLGGYAFVRDDLLGGVFFCMPHVSMLYYMRNKILTGRNGETCVDGQIERRIAQPVAAQPNNQLLNISADKPIVFEPIKSPLVQAAVQAADLDFRRDGTPERVEFENSIADETAKEDQLSEIDEDEWTDHNFGNSVHSGTEDEASSLDDSSSDDDEDDEEGGEEVSNENLMEFDRPLTADETRRLAESWKKRYSTEASDRNPQECQEPLHESIPENEEENNVRIDVPAFPLASEPIHKKSSEEATSSDTEMGSDEELELEDEEEDDEGEYEEESEYENGEEEEDEDDEDEEDEEDEEDGRDSATEIETDSEFDQNSNADVRLGLQGIPTIVVNESEAEQLKKSTDQLANGNGLDSHPVAEVEAEPLEQMPPTRSTKGDPKPIYVDQYISLENARPLQRTLSHEDSRNADSATAPGRSGVLAYLRRHEQLERSPSTDMVASKNSLELKKKYMMDYGGSTGSLAQKSASTTNLDSKLRSFVDTISEAQKKLNPAPQPSVPMQVFLQNTANIFQPGPRQVPNVLPVEKTNEPAEPVLSIPKEIPPEDLECFEKEPPTPTNSEPPAEAIAAIESAEIVAVTPSDSGSAQTNGNIASEVTSSDTESEESKEESNRDATSDFDTDSEADSSEPPYEALNQYVALPSVVVEEDEEPAVVILQDVQELQSPESTDEAPPRPPPHHPKLAMQEDFDLSPSSEKVDLPEKLTTWARSLSKESVDSSKFAMTETEFSDWADNSLGGDLDAELNIDPEPVKQTAAKEQARPSETPAAKPVVSGNNGSTNLDDIEYADDSEERVVDFKGYTNLVEETPTPEKPDTPVAAESPEVPSLMFSRIRDSIAMSRDRQSPLFSPIKDDRVHKEIQRRMLEKKYESSPNLVRKKEAISQERERQGDLVRDMVLSRIQRTSPEKTRERRGSYGSMTPPGSSRASRSDSEPRSTITPDRRDIFATPHSSLRSVAEVPPVLHSEFVTPMSSIKKDSDKNNEGGLMAVKRELFVSTPSIRPTDIGEFKTPNFKEWQDANRQLDRQNSARIEARAKAHAKADQDLGLSPPDYIENLKDKLRRKPSVDEDSNQMLPARTRSFSEPNVDADKSWNLPVHPNNVAGQISSEVVDVPPAKPPRMMVHAPTVAPANKVESSRISDTTSAVQPFNSVLKNSKSMSQIVSPAAPVLQPPSPRTDVIGSMFVQQHNRPSSSSPTSPPQSPRSVGSSKSTSYLWAGLSPAESQAKLDADSAASTSSPSTTNNGVKVKKSKDRERRRSIIQTITGLFSSSKKEEKKDEPKEVDSSPSKKSSPPKFQLPKFSGKKDKSNKDKLALDDSYEEGRLRAASSPVTPNNDVKDGVKPRASSLLASPTSGSEANTPTTSFGLEQYGDSAGTPTGAWSAFSSSSRRQSKQARQVARQTELKRLRMAQSIQRQLEEIEVKQKELEDQGVRLERTLRGEEGGVSGRDESALMQEWFQLVHEKNALSRYEQELMVRARELELEDRHARLQMELKDRMSLDDWEDDVFIADGSLGPETVKSPADVDKEGAILSEMLEIVEQKDSLRSMLEEDRQRYREEDKDLETQMLAKGLRLATLRQRKESQV; via the exons atgtacgccagcagcagcggtggtggtggtgtcgcTAGAGTGACCTCTCCTGATTCGGCACTGGCCTCGGATGTCTTCGACAAGTTCTGCAACGCTGTCACGTTCAAATCGATTCTGAGCCTGTACCGGCAGCTGTGTGATTTGCTCCGGCTAAAACCCACTTACTTCcctcttttctatcccaaactCAAG GCAAAGTTACGCTCGTGGAAAGCCCAGGCGCTATGGAGTAAATTCGACAAACGGGCAGCTCATCGGTGCTACAATCGAGGAAGGCCTTGTTCAAACACACGG GTGCTGATCATCGGTGGCGGACCGTGCGGTTTACGGACGGCTATAGAAGCCCAGCTGCTCGGCGCCAAAGTTGTTGTGGTGGAAAAAAGAGACCGGTTCTCTCGCAACAACGTCCTGCATCTCTGGCCGTTCGTTATTCACGATCTGAGGGCGCTCGGTGCTAAGAAGTTTTTTGGCAAGTTCTGCGCCGGATCTATCGATCACATCA GTATCCGCCAGCTGCAGTGCATTCTACTTAAAGTCGCTctacttctgggagttgaaaTTCACGAGAACGTGACGTTTGAAGGACTCGCTGAGCCGCCAGAAGATCAGTCGATCA AAATAGGTTGGAAGGCTAAAATTAGCCCGGCGGATCATCCAGTCTCGCAATATGAATTTGACGTGCTCATTGGTGCTGATGGCAAGAGAAACACATTGGACG gGTTCAAACGCAAGGAATTCCGTGGACGACTGGCCATTGCCATTACGGCCAATTTGGTTAACAAGAAATCGGAAGCCGAGGCACGCGTCGAAGAAATTTCGGGCGTGgctttcattttcaatcaaaagttCTTCAAAGAACTCAACGCCGTCACTGGCATCGACCTGGAAAACATCGTCTACTACAAAGACGAAACCCATTACTTTGTCATGACGGCCAAAAAGCAGTCGCTGCTCAGCAAAGGGGTCATTATTCAG GACTTCCCGGACACGGTGAAGCTATTGTCGATCGAGAATGTTAATAAAGAGGCCCTGATGGACTATGCTCGTCAAGCGGCCGATTTCTCCACCAATTATCAGCTGCCACACTTGGACTTTGCCGTCAATCATTACGGCCAGCCGGATGTGGCCATGTTTGACTTCACTTCCATGTTTGCGGCCGAGAACGCTTCAAGGGTGCTAGAAAGACACGGCCACAAAATGCTCATGTGCCTGGTGGGTGACAGTTTACTGGAGCCGTTCTGGCCGACAGGCTCGGGATGTGCGCGTGGCTGGCTGAGCTCTTTCGACGCCTGCTGGGCCATCCACTCTTGGTCGAGTGGTCGGATGACTCCGCTGGAGGTCCTCGCCGAGCGAGAGTCCATTTACCGCCTGCTGGCTCAAACAACGCCCGAGAACCTGAACAAAGATTACAGTGCCTACACCGTCGAGCCTCAAACACGCTACCCCAATCTCAACATACGAACCTGTCTCGATATCCAGGTCAAATCACTCTACGACACGGATAACTTGGCCGAGCTGGCCAGACCTGTCAAAGCTCCCGTCGAGGAGGGAACTCGGAAAAGAACTAAACGAC CCGACTCTTTCATTCACCCAGATACGTTATTGGTGTGGCTCAAGAAGCAGATTGCACTCTACGATATCACCATCACGGATATGACGAATTCATTTCAAGACGGCCTTGCCCTCTGTGCTATTATCCATCGATATCGCCCCGATCTACTGGATTTCGCCTCACTTGATCCAGCGAATGTGGCCGTTAATAACCAACTGGCTTTCGACATCCTTGAAGAACTTGGCGTTCTTCCT gtgACCACCGGTTACGAAATGGCTCAGTTGGCCGTCCCTGACAAATTGTCCATGCTGTCCTATCTGACACAAGTTCACGAATTGTTCCGTGGGGAAATTCCTTGCGTCAAACAACCTAAAAGG gAACTGACCGAGTCTGAGGAGGACATTTTGGGAGCAACTTCTCTGAAACGGCCAACTGCCATTTGTTCTGCCGGCCAATACCAACGCGCCGCAGCTCAGAGCAAAGTCACAACGCGAACGTCGACGTCCAGCAAGCGGAAAACGTTGGAACGCGTAGCGACGGCAGAGGCGCCCAGCAGCACACTCAACCGGACCGGAGGTGACCGCAACAAGGCCGACATGTCTTTGCGCAAAGCCCGCAAGCGTCGCAGTACCGACCGTTCCTTACACAACACCGCG GAACGCGGTCAAGTCCAGCAAGAGATAGCCGCAAACCGGTTGGACCGAAAGCAACGGGCGGCAGCTTTCCTGCGCCTCCGATTCGATAGAAGTATGCAGATGTTGCAAGCCGGTGGCGATCCGGACGACGAGCCGGGCGGATCCAGCAAGGCCACGGAAAGACAGATGAAGGCTGATCGCGACCTCCAGGATATTTCCCTATTCATTTACCGACTCGAGTCAGATTTCGAGGATAAGAGGTGCCGACTGGAGAAGATGTTGTCCGGTTTCAACCCCACC GACCGCAATGCCAAGCCCGGCCGTGGTAGCGGTGCAGAAGGTAGCGAATCGCTGAGTAATAAAGTCCGTGATTTGGAAGCCAAGCTGAGAGGCAATCGCCCAACTGACAAGAAACCCAAAGATCTAATCCGAGCCATAG GAAAATTGGATAGGAGCGACTGGCAACTTTCTGctttggagaagaagattgaaGAGAACCAGACACCTGGTGGGGTGAAAGATCCGCACATGCACGATAACAAAGTTCCCAAATGGAACAGGGACGCGTTCACTGATAAG ttcgAAGCGATCAATCGCCGGATTCACGGTTTACCCGCAGAAGCCATCAACGAAAAGTACGTCAACCTGGAACGCGGTATGAAGCAGCTGGAGAGGAAGCTCAAAGAAGGCAGTGTGCTGGATACGGGCCATCGAGGCAGCAATAAGGTTTCCGCCATGGCTCAGCAGCTGTCCAAAAAGGTGCCGGAAGTGTCCAGTGTGAATGATCAGGCGGAATCTTTCAGACCCAAGCCGGTGCTCAATCTTCCTCAGCAAGGAGGCTCGGAGACGTGCCATTTCTGCAGCAAACGCGTCTACCTGATGGAACGCATGAGCGCCGAAGGTCGATTCTTCCATCGCGGCTGCTTCCGTTGCGAGTACTGCGCTTCGACGTTGCGACTCGGAGGCTACGCTTTCGTCCGCGACGACCTCCTCGGTGGCGTCTTTTTCTGTATGCCGCACGTGTCCATGTTGTACTACATGCGCAACAAAATTTTGACGGGCCGTAACGGCGAAACTTGcgttgacggccaaattgaaCGAAGAATTGCCCAGCCCGTTGCTGCCCAACCAAACAATCAACTTCTCAACAT tagTGCGGATAAGCCAATCGTGTTTGAGCCGATCAAGAGCCCTCTAGTCCAGGCTGCTGTCCAGGCTGCCGATCTCGACTTCCGGCGAGATGGCACTCCGGAAAGAgtggaatttgaaaattccatCGCCGACGAGACGGCCAAAGAAGATCAACTGAGCGAAATCGACGAAGACGAATGGACTGACCACAATTTCGGCAATTCCGTCCATTCTGGTACGGAAGATGAAGCCTCTTCTTTGGACGATTCAAG TTCCGACgatgacgaagacgacgaggaaggaggagaagaagtTTCCAACGAAAATCTGATGGAATTTGACAGGCCTTTGACTGCAGACGAAACTCGAAGACTTGCCGAATCGTGGAAGAAACGCTATTCGACCGAAGCGTCCGATCGCAATCCACAGGAATGTCAAGAACCGCTTCACGAAAGCATTCCTGAAA acgaagaagaaaacaacgtCCGGATTGATGTCCCGGCCTTCCCACTTGCATCCGAACCCATCCACAAGAAATCCAGTGAAGAAGCAACCAGTTCCGATACAGAG ATGGGTTCCGATGAGGAGTTGGAATTGGAAGACGAAGAGGAGGACGATGAAGGAGAGTATGAAGAGGAGAGCGAATATGAGAATggcgaagaggaggaagacgaagatgatgaagacgaagaagatgaagaggatgAAGAAGACGGCCGAGATTCTGCTACGGAAATTGAAACTGATTCTGAATTTGATCAAAACAGCAATGCCGATGTACGTTTAGGACTTCAAGGAATCCCTACTATCGTTGTCAACGAATCAGAGGCTGAGCAGTTGAAAAAGAGCACTGACCAGCTGGCAAATGGTAATGGATTGGACAGTCATCCGGTAGCGGAAGTGGAAGCCGAACCATTGGAACAGATGCCACCCACCAGATCCACGAAGGGAGATCCCAAACCCATCTACGTTGATCAGTACATATCACTTGAAAATGCTCGGCCACTCCAGCGGACGCTATCCCATGAAGATAGCAGAAATGCTGATTCGGCGACCGCACCTGGCCGTTCGGGAGTCTTGGCCTATTTGCGTCGCCACGAACAGCTGGAAAGGTCGCCTTCTACCGATATGGTGGCCTCTAAGAACTCGCTGGAACTCAAGAAAAAGTACATGATGGATTATGGAGGCTCTACAGGCTCGCTGGCACAAAAATCTGCTTCGACCACCAATCTCGATAGTAAGCTGAGGAGCTTTGTGGACACCATTTCCGAGGCCCAGAAAAAACTTAATCCGGCCCCTCAGCCCAGCGTTCCCATGCAG GTGTTCTTACAGAACACGGCCAACATTTTCCAACCAGGGCCACGTCAAGTGCCAAACGTTTTACCCGTCGAAAAAACTAACGAACCTGCTGAACCGGTTCTCAGTATTCCAAAAGAAATCCCGCCAGAGGATTTGGAGTGTTTTGAAAAGGAACCTCCAACTCCGACCAACAGTGAACCCCCAGCTGAAGCGATTGCTGCAATCGAATCCGCTGAAATTGTAGCGGTCACGCCGAGCGACAGCGGCTCCGCCCAAACAAATGGAAACATCGCCAGCGAAGTCACTAGCAGTGACACCGAATCAGAAGAATCCAAGGAGGAATCTAATCGGGACGCAACTTCAGATTTCGACACGGATTCTGAAGCGGATTCATCCGAACCACCTTACGAAGCGCTCAACCAGTATGTTGCTTTGCCCAGTGTCGTCgtggaagaagacgaagaaccgGCCGTTGTAATCCTTCAGGACGTGCAAGAATTACAGTCGCCCGAGTCCACCGACGAAGCGCCACCACGACCACCCCCTCATCACCCGAAATTGGCAATGCAAGAGGATTTCGACTTGAGTCCATCCAGCGAAAAAGTTGATCTTCCAGAAAAACTCACGACCTGGGCGCGGTCGCTTTCTAAAGAATCGGTCGATTCTTCCAAATTTGCAATGACCGAGACGGAATTCTCCGACTGGGCCGATAACAGTTTAGGTGGCGATTTGGATGCCGAGCTCAACATTGACCCAGAGCCTGTCAAACAAACGGCAGCCAAAGAACAAGCTCGTCCATCAGAGACTCCAGCTGCAAAGCCTGTCGTTTCTGGCAACAATGGCTCTACCAATTTAGACGACATCGAATATGCCGATGACAGCGAGGAACGAGTTGTGGATTTCAAAGGCTACACTAATTTGGTCGAGGAAACTCCCACGCCAGAAAAACCAGACACTCCCGTG GCCGCCGAATCACCGGAAGTTCCCAGTTTGATGTTCAGTCGCATTAGAGACTCGATCGCAATGTCGCGTGACCGACAGTCACCTCTATTTTCACCCATCAAAGACGACCGCGTTCACAAAGAGATTCAACGTCGTATGCTGGAGAAGAAATACGAATCGTCACCGAATTTGGTCCGGAAGAAGGAAGCTATTTCTCAG GAGCGTGAACGACAGGGTGACTTGGTGCGCGATATGGTCCTCAGTCGCATTCAGCGCACTAGTCCGGAGAAGACGAGGGAGCGTCGAGGATCTTACGGATCCATGACGCCCCCTGGATCTTCACGAGCTTCTCGATCCGATTCGGAGCCGAGGAGCACCATCACTCCAGATCGTCGAGACATCTTCGCAACACCTCACTCGTCTCTTCGATCCGTGGCGGAAGTGCCGCCGGTGCTTCACAGCGAATTCGTCACGCCGATGAGCAGCATCAagaaag ATTCCGATAAAAACAACGAAGGTGGTCTGATGGCTGTGAAACGTGAATTGTTCGTATCGACACCGTCGATTAGACCGACTGACATTGGTGAATTCAAGACGCCCAATTTCAAAGAATGGCAAGATGCAAACAGACAACTTGATCGCCAAAATTCGGCTCGCATTGAGGCTCGAGCCAAAGCTCATGCCAAAGCTGATCAAGATCTGGGGTTGAGTCCACCGGATTATATCGAAAATCTGAAAGACAAGCTGCGCCGCAAGCCCAGCGTCGACGAGGATAGCAACCAAATGCTACCGGCCCGGACGCGCAGTTTCTCAGAACCGAACGTTGATGCCGACAAATCGTGGAATCTCCCAGTTCATCCCAATAATGTTGCCGGGCAGATTTCATCTGAAGTTGTCGATGTACCACCTGCCAAACCTCCAAGAATGATGGTGCATGCTCCGACTGTTGCTCCAGCCAACAAGGTGGAGTCTTCGCGAATCTCGGACACTACCTCGGCCGTTCAACCGTTCAATTCCGTATTGAAAAACTCCAAATCAATGTCGCAAATTGTTTCTCCTGCCGCTCCGGTCTTGCAACCTCCCAGTCCGCGGACAGATGTTATCGGCAGCATGTTTGTACAACAACACAACCGCCCGTCCTCATCCAGCCCGACAAGTCCACCACAAAGCCCACGATCCGTCGGGTCATCTAAATCCACCAGTTACCTGTGGGCCGGCCTTTCACCTGCCGAATCTCAAGCCAAACTGGACGCCGATTCTGCTGCTTCGACGTCTTCTCCATCGACAACGAACAAT GGCGTCAAGGTGAAGAAATCGAAAGACCGTGAGCGTCGACGCAGTATTATCCAGACGATTACCGGACTGTTTAGCAGctccaagaaagaagaaaagaaagacgaaCCAAAGGAAGTTGATTCCTCTCCCAGTAAGAAATCCAGCCCACCCAAGTTCCAGTTGCCGAAATTTTCGGGAAAGAAGGACAAATCTAACAAG gATAAATTGGCGTTGGATGACTCCTACGAAGAAGGTCGACTGCGAGCTGCTAGTTCTCCTGTCACGCCCAACAACG ATGTAAAAGATGGTGTCAAACCACGAGCATCGTCTCTTCTCGCTAGTCCAACCTCGGGAAGTGAAGCCAATACTCCCACAACCAGTTTCGGCCTGGAACAGTACGGCGATTCGGCAGGAACTCCTACCGGAGCGTGGTCAGCTTTCTCTTCGAGTAGCAGGCGACAATCGAAGCAAGCCCGCCAAGTAGCGCGTCAAACGGAGTTAAAGAG ACTGCGCATGGCTCAATCTATACAGCGACAGCTGGAAGAAATTGAAGTGAAGCAAAAGGAACTGGAGGACCAAGGCGTCAGACTTGAAAGAACTTTACGTGGTGAAGAAGGAG gaGTGTCCGGCCGTGACGAGTCTGCCCTGATGCAGGAGTGGTTCCAGCTAGTCCACGAGAAGAACGCATTGAGTCGGTACGAGCAGGAGCTGATGGTTCGTGCTCGTGAACTTGAGCTGGAAGATAGACATGCCCGGCTTCAGATGGAGCTAAAGGATCGCATGTCATTGGATG ACTGGGAAGACGACGTCTTTATCGCTGATGGCTCATTGGGGCCAG AGACGGTGAAATCGCCAGCCGACGTGGACAAGGAGGGAGCCATTCTTTCCGAGATGCTGGAGATCGTGGAGCAGAAAGACTCGCTGCGCAGCATGCTCGAAGAGGACCGGCAAAG GTACCGTGAAGAGGACAAAGACCTGGAAACTCAAATGCTTGCCAAAGGCTTGCGGCTAGCTACGCTTCGCCAACGAAAGGAATCCCAAGTCTGA